The following coding sequences are from one Triticum dicoccoides isolate Atlit2015 ecotype Zavitan chromosome 4A, WEW_v2.0, whole genome shotgun sequence window:
- the LOC119289297 gene encoding histidine-containing phosphotransfer protein 2-like, with the protein MAAAAIRGQINVLIATMFNTGLVDDAFLQLQRMREQGRETPAHVVEVMNRFLIDAERIINDITGLMINEPEVDFDKVDGLVQQLKVTCSSVGAKRLNLCCVQHFSPEAKNKEGYLEALGRVRFQFYDLRSMFKIIMELEQHLAACGPK; encoded by the exons ATGGCGGCCGCCGCGATAAGGGGCCAGATCAACGTCCTCATCGCCACCATGTTCAACACA GGTCTGGTGGACGACGCTTTCTTGCAGCTGCAGAGGATGCGGGAGCAGGGCCGCGAAACCCCGGCCCACGTCGTTGAGGTCATGAACCGCTTCCTCATCGACGCCGAGAGGATCATCAACGACATCACCGGCCTGATGAT AAACGAGCCCGAGGTGGACTTCGACAAGGTGGACGGCCTGGTGCAGCAGCTGAAGGTGACCTGCAGCAG TGTTGGTGCTAAGAGATTGAACCTCTGCTGCGTGCAACACTTCAGTCCTGAGGCAAAAAACAAAGAAGG GTACCTCGAGGCACTGGGTCGTGTCAGGTTTCAGTTCTACGATTTACGCAGCATGTTCAAGATCATAATGGAG CTGGAGCAGCATCTTGCGGCATGTGGTCCTAAGTAG